A section of the Methanofollis sp. UBA420 genome encodes:
- a CDS encoding PEGA domain-containing protein, whose translation MTPTAYGMGKKSLLLLAVLLFMMAVAAVPVSAATIEITVTKLASDDTTVLAEKTVTWQWMRDNLPVQGDGETVYYNQGPIFEGAWEKVHPDEPYDYWNPTEDVNLEFKDHGEFMGTDVKDLCNLVDGAVEGDMVTVKASDGMKKTWPAEYIITPNPRQGPMVIAWYHGKDTGPEGDTGYVDKGFDKGMRLYFLTPETNEQGMHVWGNWDMHESWDEEYWYYYNNEYPSASGNSVQTVNQIIIHSQLSPSQGGSGGSDGSVSRPHGFKGSDLTVADHGTVNGTVQVIPSDGGFCTLESGDSCTFFLNTTGIGKTPGVRLYLFGTNNTGSPSEDGTDLEVSVGNMDLRAETYYVDDAEGRSPAVETWYYPIKTLPPANHTLHVRNAGEDESSLTLSGGVLVVPLPDTSGNCTSWWIAEGADIIQADPEWGITEDDACTTADFPDPVGKDDQTVVGLSVVSTGAAGNETFTNRVVLNDGEWTNILSGGEDAVSIGHVDVTPYLRDAGNTVEIASIPTGDPGDYMENRIVLLAATRMPAPAIPITTATVPPTETTTTTVEVTTVPVTPTASMPPAEIETSEGLLSGIWTMIAGWFGIEENEKTPAPAGTEQDVDGPTLTPVPEVTPSASHAAVTVITHPAGAQVFLDGDYTGLITPASLPNLPAGDHTLRIELENYRPYETSFNLKEDTDVAVSLEPRNSNLDVDPLCITLAAVQGMDSRSGGISVEASDAGADIYIDNKKIDPKTPQVVNGLREGLHRVKVKKAKASYEIDTKEVWVSPGVVVPVRFDRNEHVMQKTLTVEVPGYKGEPCSVNGYYTGKKIPAKIKFGGLNSFVSFSRNSSYISVPISDFVEDGSTLTLRPETGGLTALRVDSTPQGAEIFVDGFDTGHATPYVVENVSPGRHRAMLTKPGYLPKEDVVLVPKGSDEVDVKFMLASYASGSLYVNSTTEGAKIYLYGQNTGEVTPHLFTGMDLGSYSVKVVGRSDSRTVDDVLVRPNEVTTCEVRLRR comes from the coding sequence ATGACTCCGACAGCATATGGCATGGGAAAAAAATCCCTCCTTCTCCTTGCCGTTCTCCTCTTCATGATGGCGGTGGCCGCAGTGCCAGTGTCGGCCGCAACGATCGAGATCACCGTCACAAAACTGGCGAGTGACGACACGACCGTCCTCGCCGAAAAAACGGTCACCTGGCAGTGGATGAGAGATAACCTCCCTGTCCAGGGGGACGGCGAGACTGTCTACTACAATCAGGGGCCGATCTTCGAAGGAGCATGGGAGAAAGTCCACCCCGATGAACCCTATGATTACTGGAACCCGACCGAGGACGTCAACCTTGAGTTTAAGGACCACGGGGAGTTCATGGGCACAGACGTGAAGGATCTCTGCAACCTTGTCGACGGTGCGGTAGAAGGGGATATGGTGACGGTCAAGGCCTCGGACGGCATGAAAAAAACCTGGCCGGCCGAGTATATCATCACCCCCAACCCCAGGCAGGGGCCGATGGTGATCGCGTGGTACCATGGCAAGGACACCGGGCCTGAAGGGGACACCGGATATGTTGATAAAGGATTCGACAAAGGCATGCGTCTCTACTTCCTTACTCCTGAAACGAATGAGCAGGGGATGCATGTCTGGGGCAACTGGGACATGCACGAGTCCTGGGATGAAGAGTACTGGTATTACTACAACAACGAGTACCCCTCTGCGAGCGGCAACTCGGTCCAGACGGTCAACCAGATCATCATCCACAGCCAGCTTTCCCCCTCTCAGGGTGGTTCAGGTGGTTCTGACGGCAGCGTGAGCAGGCCCCATGGATTCAAGGGTTCTGACCTCACGGTCGCCGACCATGGCACAGTGAACGGCACGGTGCAGGTCATCCCCTCTGATGGAGGTTTCTGCACCCTAGAGAGCGGTGATTCCTGCACCTTCTTCCTGAACACAACCGGCATTGGGAAGACCCCCGGTGTGCGCCTCTATCTCTTCGGGACAAACAACACGGGCAGTCCGTCTGAAGACGGTACCGACCTTGAAGTCTCCGTGGGGAACATGGATCTCAGGGCAGAGACGTATTATGTCGACGATGCGGAGGGACGCAGCCCTGCAGTCGAGACCTGGTATTATCCTATAAAGACACTCCCGCCGGCGAACCATACTCTCCATGTCCGGAATGCAGGAGAGGATGAGAGCTCGCTCACCCTTTCTGGTGGTGTCCTCGTCGTACCGCTTCCCGATACCTCGGGCAACTGCACCTCCTGGTGGATTGCCGAGGGTGCCGACATCATCCAGGCCGACCCGGAGTGGGGGATCACGGAGGACGATGCCTGCACCACCGCCGACTTCCCCGACCCTGTCGGGAAGGACGATCAGACCGTCGTCGGTCTCTCCGTCGTCAGCACCGGGGCGGCCGGGAATGAAACCTTCACAAACCGCGTCGTCCTCAATGACGGGGAGTGGACCAACATCCTCTCCGGCGGTGAGGACGCTGTCAGCATCGGCCATGTCGATGTAACCCCCTATCTCAGGGATGCAGGAAATACGGTTGAGATCGCCAGCATCCCGACCGGCGATCCCGGCGATTACATGGAGAACAGGATCGTCCTCCTTGCCGCGACCAGAATGCCTGCTCCGGCCATACCGATCACGACCGCGACAGTGCCGCCGACAGAGACGACCACAACAACTGTTGAAGTCACCACTGTTCCTGTGACACCTACTGCCTCCATGCCGCCAGCAGAGATAGAAACCTCTGAAGGTCTCCTCTCCGGGATCTGGACGATGATCGCCGGGTGGTTCGGCATCGAGGAGAATGAAAAAACTCCAGCGCCTGCCGGGACAGAGCAGGATGTTGACGGCCCGACCCTGACACCTGTCCCTGAGGTGACACCTTCGGCCTCCCATGCCGCGGTCACCGTCATCACCCACCCCGCAGGTGCGCAGGTCTTCCTGGACGGTGACTACACCGGTCTGATCACCCCGGCATCTCTCCCCAACCTCCCGGCAGGAGACCACACTCTCAGGATCGAACTGGAGAACTACCGTCCCTACGAGACCTCTTTCAACCTCAAAGAGGACACAGATGTCGCCGTCTCCCTCGAACCCCGCAACTCGAACCTCGATGTCGACCCCCTCTGCATCACCCTCGCCGCAGTCCAGGGTATGGACTCTCGTTCAGGCGGTATATCTGTGGAGGCGAGCGACGCCGGGGCAGACATCTACATCGACAACAAAAAGATCGATCCGAAGACTCCGCAGGTGGTCAACGGCCTCAGAGAAGGTCTCCACCGCGTGAAGGTGAAGAAGGCGAAGGCCTCCTATGAAATCGACACGAAGGAGGTCTGGGTCTCTCCGGGCGTGGTCGTCCCCGTGCGCTTCGACCGGAACGAGCATGTGATGCAAAAGACCCTTACCGTCGAGGTTCCCGGCTACAAGGGCGAACCCTGTTCTGTCAACGGGTATTATACCGGGAAGAAAATACCTGCGAAGATAAAGTTCGGCGGACTGAATTCATTCGTATCATTCAGCAGGAACAGTTCCTATATCTCTGTCCCTATCTCGGACTTTGTCGAAGACGGGAGCACCCTGACACTCCGACCGGAGACCGGGGGACTGACCGCCCTCAGGGTGGACTCTACCCCCCAGGGCGCCGAGATTTTCGTGGATGGCTTTGACACCGGGCATGCGACCCCGTACGTCGTTGAGAATGTCTCTCCCGGACGCCACAGGGCCATGCTCACCAAACCGGGCTACCTGCCGAAGGAAGATGTGGTCCTCGTTCCGAAGGGGAGTGATGAGGTGGACGTGAAGTTCATGCTTGCGTCCTATGCCAGTGGTTCCCTGTACGTGAACAGCACGACTGAAGGAGCGAAGATCTATCTCTACGGCCAGAACACCGGCGAGGTGACGCCCCACCTCTTCACCGGCATGGACCTCGGCAGTTACTCGGTCAAGGTCGTCGGCCGTTCTGACTCACGGACAGTCGATGACGTGCTGGTCAGACCCAACGAGGTGACAACGTGCGAAGTCAGGTTGAGGAGATGA
- a CDS encoding PGF-pre-PGF domain-containing protein, which produces MQWKWGLVLLLLLLSAVCIAPAAAEPLEQTRHIFINVSNTDGVKYDLDGGVYGTGNNGTYYIKADGGGLNELHITADAALPSGQVTTSKDQSGTFYVSNTGGRGFDDTIVLLLAVNGTIPDDFAVHIKSSGYTWIPSSVKNQAPTNYTYVEGAVDETFTKEDFIYGPQMWKPGPGKVEPYLPPGLPLYEGQDMGDTNNTFSLMFIDLNAGNLKSANFAGLSDEGQGAVKVEYSFENLETFAAFNAYGWCLAANQAQGISWTNNVNAAGGTAPGTSAYSVVGIPPVLTSINVTPAVADLKVNEKQQFTAAALDQNDRPMTGLTFEWSSSNETVGTVNETGYFTAHAAGTTTVATKNDTVEGAADVTVRAASTGVDLLYEGDVYLPEGETTVTSSQGPAYQIPYRTPLGALDTVAKSEGFTYAVTNKKWTDSGILMLDDIGTYPFIKSQKSWTCYVNDIALDDYSNPSTDGLNKRSLVDGDRVNFYYGPKGATTPENAEAAVFLTVKAAAAPGDWTLSMKGKTMQTVTKAYFEQSIACQSSHTANWTDPATGERWAGMPLWMLVAMVDDEETGDHYKFNDALAAKGYSVKVTSKDGYSINIPSAAMARSDGFIVANTLNGSALPETIGDKKKPCWPLQIKGSEADAGQLVGAIVSIELVGLPEPDQGWTLKVCGVVNDTITQAEFEEAGCHGGVEYTDSKGRVWSGVPLWFLVGVSDNIETTDHWTYNDALAATNYTVKLFAGDGQNQSFGSKQINRSSGYILADKLDGTPIADTDSSYPLRLVGDSVGTGLKNIVEIDLVDLIPGPAPEGSWNLKLKGKIDYTATEEFFEQAVDCSHHTATWTNPETGERWSGLPLWDLCGWVDDRIPHGSNGFNDGAATAGYKVIVTAGDGYSKEFSSKDIARNNGYIIANTLNGTALPKDGSKAPWPLRLVGPAVSGSNSVGSIAKIELTEFQKPTKIPDLQIIKYGADGTTIVAEKTLNYTWMQENLKVYGDGETVYRFQGPTFDPDDLWNPEQNKNVDPGKVYGAVKGTSIKDLCDLVGGMEPGTEITLEAGDGYQTKMNYNNVYAPLDQQGTAVLAWYKKDEGYVPDYGNGYRLFFITPDTVFGNEDMRVSFAPQYHHFYFDSGIKYPSAGGLSARNIATIKIYQTEKDWTLSLEGTISTSMSKHYFEEGIACEATHRAEYKDNKGRVWQGMPLWRVVGWVDDDNEHTGRAFNDEMAAEGYTIHIVASDGTETTIDSKNLSRYDDTNFILANSLDGRHIQPEDSSWPLRLVGDDVGTSTKGVVRIAFIPPGMGDAVQEIGTIPAGSEKNFTVENCAFSNLTLKAKDDINSGEFAVSAVGTLPQDVPAPGCQVYQLVHVLYPQPQDSIQEARITFSVPLSWLSEQGIAAKDVRLMRYHDGAWQQLPTTYLESRGGSAYFTATTPGFSYFAVGGTKPSSPVYPSSHSSGGTAAISAVSGSIPAGESKSFSVSRTAFSTITVRAYDQIEHFLFTVKVAKLPKDVPAPEGEVYEIEEITLYKTDPSAIEGTTIEFAVGAGWLKARGVSAGDVTLLRYANDRWNRLDTTFVEEKDGMAYYSAESPGFSFFAITAEKGSAVTPDDVQAPAGEVTAPTPAINETTAATPTPTTPQKSPVFWALPFIAFGALLLLRRR; this is translated from the coding sequence ATGCAGTGGAAATGGGGGTTGGTCCTCCTTCTCCTCCTGCTTTCGGCCGTTTGTATTGCCCCGGCGGCGGCTGAGCCGCTGGAACAGACACGCCACATCTTCATCAATGTCTCCAATACGGATGGCGTGAAGTACGACCTCGATGGCGGCGTGTATGGAACAGGGAACAACGGCACCTACTACATCAAGGCCGATGGCGGTGGCCTGAACGAACTTCATATCACTGCAGATGCGGCATTGCCCTCCGGTCAGGTGACGACGAGCAAAGACCAGTCCGGCACCTTCTATGTCTCGAACACCGGCGGCCGCGGCTTTGACGATACCATCGTCCTTCTGCTTGCCGTGAATGGCACGATTCCCGACGACTTTGCCGTCCACATCAAGTCGAGCGGGTACACTTGGATCCCCTCTTCAGTCAAAAACCAAGCCCCCACCAACTACACCTATGTTGAAGGTGCGGTGGACGAAACCTTCACGAAGGAAGATTTCATCTACGGACCGCAGATGTGGAAGCCCGGCCCCGGCAAGGTAGAACCTTATCTGCCGCCTGGCCTCCCGCTGTACGAAGGTCAGGACATGGGCGACACCAACAACACCTTCAGTCTCATGTTCATTGATCTCAATGCCGGGAACCTGAAATCAGCGAATTTCGCCGGGCTTTCCGATGAAGGTCAAGGTGCGGTGAAGGTCGAGTATTCCTTCGAGAACCTTGAGACCTTCGCCGCCTTCAATGCCTATGGCTGGTGCCTTGCCGCCAACCAGGCACAGGGCATCTCCTGGACCAATAATGTGAATGCTGCCGGGGGAACCGCTCCAGGTACAAGTGCGTATTCTGTCGTTGGCATCCCCCCCGTGCTGACCTCGATCAATGTTACTCCCGCTGTCGCCGACCTGAAGGTGAACGAAAAGCAGCAGTTCACCGCCGCTGCCCTCGACCAGAATGACCGGCCGATGACCGGCCTCACCTTCGAGTGGTCGAGCAGCAATGAAACTGTCGGGACCGTGAACGAGACCGGATACTTCACTGCACATGCAGCAGGCACGACGACGGTCGCCACAAAGAACGACACCGTCGAGGGTGCTGCGGATGTGACGGTGAGGGCAGCGTCTACAGGTGTGGATCTCCTCTACGAAGGGGACGTTTACCTTCCCGAAGGGGAAACCACTGTGACCTCAAGCCAGGGCCCGGCCTATCAGATCCCGTACCGAACCCCGCTTGGCGCCCTCGACACCGTTGCAAAGTCTGAAGGCTTCACCTATGCAGTCACCAACAAGAAGTGGACCGATTCTGGTATCCTGATGCTTGATGACATCGGCACCTACCCCTTCATCAAGAGCCAGAAGAGCTGGACCTGCTACGTGAACGACATAGCCCTCGACGATTACAGCAACCCGAGCACCGACGGTCTTAACAAGCGTTCCCTCGTCGACGGCGACAGGGTGAACTTCTACTACGGTCCGAAGGGTGCGACCACCCCGGAGAACGCCGAAGCCGCTGTGTTTCTCACCGTAAAGGCTGCTGCTGCGCCCGGCGACTGGACCCTCTCCATGAAGGGCAAGACGATGCAGACGGTCACGAAGGCCTACTTCGAACAGTCTATCGCCTGTCAGTCCAGCCACACGGCGAACTGGACCGATCCAGCAACCGGTGAACGCTGGGCTGGCATGCCCCTCTGGATGCTCGTCGCCATGGTCGATGACGAGGAGACTGGCGACCACTACAAGTTCAACGACGCCCTTGCAGCCAAGGGGTACTCGGTGAAGGTCACCTCGAAGGACGGCTACTCGATCAACATCCCGAGTGCCGCTATGGCCAGGAGCGATGGCTTCATCGTTGCGAATACCCTCAATGGCTCAGCCCTCCCCGAAACGATCGGTGATAAGAAAAAGCCCTGCTGGCCGCTTCAGATCAAGGGCTCCGAAGCCGATGCCGGACAGCTTGTCGGTGCCATCGTCTCCATCGAACTTGTCGGTCTCCCTGAACCGGATCAGGGATGGACCCTGAAGGTCTGCGGTGTGGTCAACGACACCATCACCCAGGCTGAATTTGAAGAAGCCGGTTGTCATGGTGGTGTAGAGTATACTGACAGCAAGGGCCGTGTCTGGAGCGGTGTCCCTCTCTGGTTCCTTGTCGGCGTCTCCGACAACATCGAGACCACCGACCACTGGACCTACAACGACGCACTTGCTGCGACAAACTACACCGTGAAACTCTTTGCTGGAGACGGGCAGAACCAGTCTTTCGGGAGCAAGCAGATCAACAGGAGCAGCGGTTACATCCTTGCCGACAAACTGGACGGCACGCCGATTGCCGATACCGATTCATCATACCCACTCAGGCTCGTCGGCGATTCCGTCGGTACAGGCCTGAAGAATATCGTGGAAATCGACCTTGTCGACCTCATCCCCGGCCCGGCGCCGGAAGGCTCCTGGAACCTCAAGCTGAAGGGGAAGATCGACTACACCGCCACCGAGGAATTCTTCGAGCAGGCGGTCGACTGTTCGCATCACACGGCTACCTGGACCAATCCCGAGACCGGTGAACGCTGGTCCGGCCTCCCGCTCTGGGACCTCTGCGGCTGGGTCGACGACCGCATCCCCCACGGATCGAACGGCTTCAACGATGGTGCGGCGACGGCTGGCTATAAGGTGATCGTCACCGCCGGGGACGGCTACTCCAAGGAGTTCTCAAGCAAGGACATCGCCCGGAACAATGGGTATATCATTGCAAACACTCTCAACGGCACCGCTCTCCCGAAGGACGGGAGCAAGGCACCCTGGCCCCTGCGGCTTGTCGGTCCTGCCGTCTCAGGCAGCAACAGCGTCGGCAGCATCGCCAAGATCGAACTGACCGAGTTCCAGAAACCGACCAAGATCCCCGACCTCCAGATCATCAAGTACGGCGCGGATGGCACGACCATCGTCGCCGAGAAGACCCTCAACTACACCTGGATGCAGGAGAACCTCAAGGTCTACGGCGACGGCGAGACAGTCTACCGCTTCCAGGGCCCGACCTTCGATCCGGACGACCTCTGGAACCCCGAGCAGAACAAGAACGTCGATCCCGGCAAGGTCTATGGCGCTGTGAAGGGTACGTCCATCAAGGACCTCTGCGACCTTGTCGGTGGCATGGAACCCGGTACCGAGATCACCCTCGAAGCGGGCGACGGGTATCAGACCAAGATGAACTACAACAATGTCTATGCGCCCCTTGACCAGCAGGGTACCGCAGTCCTCGCATGGTACAAGAAAGACGAAGGCTATGTGCCCGACTACGGCAACGGCTACAGGTTGTTCTTCATCACGCCCGACACGGTCTTCGGCAACGAGGACATGAGAGTCTCCTTTGCCCCGCAGTATCACCACTTCTACTTCGATAGTGGCATAAAGTATCCCTCTGCAGGCGGCCTATCGGCACGGAACATCGCTACCATCAAGATCTACCAGACTGAGAAGGACTGGACTCTCTCCCTTGAAGGCACCATCTCCACCTCGATGAGCAAGCACTACTTCGAGGAAGGTATCGCCTGTGAAGCGACCCACCGGGCCGAGTATAAGGACAACAAGGGTCGTGTCTGGCAGGGCATGCCCCTCTGGCGTGTTGTCGGCTGGGTTGACGACGACAACGAACACACCGGCCGGGCCTTCAACGACGAGATGGCGGCCGAGGGTTACACCATCCACATCGTCGCCTCGGACGGTACCGAGACGACCATCGACTCCAAGAACCTGAGCCGCTATGACGACACCAACTTCATCCTCGCCAACTCCCTCGACGGCAGGCACATCCAGCCCGAGGACAGCAGCTGGCCTCTCAGGCTTGTCGGAGACGATGTAGGCACATCGACGAAGGGCGTCGTGCGGATAGCCTTCATCCCGCCCGGCATGGGCGATGCCGTTCAGGAGATCGGCACCATCCCGGCAGGCTCTGAGAAGAACTTTACCGTCGAAAACTGCGCCTTCTCGAACCTCACCCTGAAGGCGAAGGATGATATCAACAGCGGCGAGTTTGCCGTCTCTGCGGTAGGCACTCTCCCGCAGGACGTGCCGGCACCCGGATGTCAGGTCTATCAGCTCGTCCATGTCCTGTACCCGCAGCCCCAGGACTCCATCCAGGAGGCCAGGATCACCTTCTCCGTCCCGCTCTCCTGGCTCTCTGAACAGGGGATCGCGGCAAAGGACGTGAGGCTCATGCGGTACCACGACGGTGCCTGGCAGCAACTCCCGACGACCTATCTTGAGAGCCGCGGCGGTTCCGCGTACTTCACGGCGACCACACCGGGCTTCTCGTACTTTGCGGTCGGCGGCACAAAACCCTCATCACCGGTATACCCCTCCAGCCACTCCAGTGGTGGTACGGCGGCAATATCTGCCGTTTCAGGCTCCATCCCGGCAGGGGAGTCGAAGTCCTTCTCCGTGAGCCGGACAGCGTTCTCGACGATCACGGTCCGCGCCTATGACCAGATCGAACACTTCCTCTTCACGGTGAAGGTGGCGAAACTGCCGAAGGACGTCCCGGCACCTGAGGGCGAGGTCTACGAGATCGAAGAGATCACTCTGTACAAGACCGACCCGTCGGCGATCGAAGGGACCACGATCGAGTTTGCCGTTGGCGCTGGATGGCTGAAGGCCAGAGGCGTTTCGGCCGGCGACGTGACCCTCCTGCGGTACGCAAACGACCGGTGGAACCGTCTGGACACGACCTTTGTCGAGGAGAAGGACGGGATGGCATATTATTCGGCCGAGTCCCCGGGTTTCTCCTTCTTTGCCATCACGGCAGAGAAAGGTTCGGCAGTGACTCCCGACGATGTGCAGGCACCGGCGGGAGAGGTCACGGCCCCGACACCGGCGATCAATGAGACAACGGCAGCGACACCTACTCCCACTACCCCGCAGAAGTCACCGGTCTTCTGGGCCCTGCCCTTCATCGCCTTCGGCGCCCTTCTCCTCCTCAGGAGAAGGTAA
- a CDS encoding argininosuccinate synthase → MNSHNIVPNVLIAVCLVVLPVAATTEVHIVRYAPDGTTIINETTLEYTWMETNLPILGDGTTHYYHQGPTFNESDLWDPAEYQNVESRDYGAVKGTAVRDLCGLVGGMEPGDTLQVRAEDGFYKNFSHATVYAGDSGKATMGLAWYVGEDSVTGDPQGSGYAPEYYDGMRLIFFADNSTNPWGWHVFGDNDMKETLPEDEWHLFSGQWPSTSGLSIKQVSDLEIYMHDSAADTETVPGTQAPLGIVVVIAALCAVCALRR, encoded by the coding sequence ATGAACAGTCATAACATTGTGCCGAACGTCCTTATCGCCGTCTGTCTGGTTGTCCTGCCGGTGGCGGCGACGACTGAGGTCCATATCGTCAGGTATGCCCCTGACGGCACGACCATTATCAACGAAACGACATTGGAATATACCTGGATGGAGACGAACCTCCCCATCCTCGGCGACGGGACGACTCACTACTACCACCAGGGTCCGACCTTCAATGAGTCAGACCTCTGGGATCCTGCCGAGTATCAGAATGTGGAGAGCAGGGACTATGGCGCCGTGAAAGGAACGGCCGTCAGGGACCTCTGCGGCCTCGTCGGCGGCATGGAACCCGGCGACACTCTGCAGGTGAGGGCGGAGGACGGATTTTACAAGAACTTCTCCCATGCAACTGTCTATGCCGGAGACTCCGGTAAAGCGACGATGGGCCTTGCCTGGTATGTCGGCGAGGACTCCGTGACCGGCGACCCGCAGGGCTCGGGCTATGCCCCTGAGTACTATGACGGCATGCGCCTGATCTTCTTTGCCGATAACTCGACAAACCCGTGGGGCTGGCATGTCTTCGGGGACAATGATATGAAGGAGACCCTGCCCGAGGACGAGTGGCACCTCTTCAGCGGGCAATGGCCGTCGACGAGCGGTCTCTCGATCAAGCAGGTGAGCGACCTTGAGATCTATATGCATGACAGTGCGGCAGACACAGAGACGGTACCCGGTACGCAGGCACCCCTCGGGATTGTCGTGGTCATTGCGGCCCTCTGCGCCGTCTGCGCCCTCAGGAGATGA